A section of the Primulina eburnea isolate SZY01 chromosome 1, ASM2296580v1, whole genome shotgun sequence genome encodes:
- the LOC140810706 gene encoding LOB domain-containing protein 33-like, whose amino-acid sequence MTGLGSSCGACKFLRRRCTSDCVFAPYFCYEQAATHFSAVHKVFGASNVSKLLLHLPVHSRSDAAITISYEALARMHDPIYGCVAHIFALQQQVASIKEEIEMLGNQMANLGVDMARIAAPHETDHPYFVTQPSIGCEVIDDRGSLQSLPISHWGHESMNQVFCSHAGTWQKPGIEDENSQAYLDSSILESLVEELNQDYYLHLTMAEEFSAINGR is encoded by the exons ATGACGGGACTCGGCTCATCGTGTGGCGCTTGCAAGTTCTTGAGAAGACGGTGCACCAGCGACTGCGTCTTCGCGCCATACTTCTGTTACGAGCAAGCAGCGACGCACTTCTCAGCTGTTCACAAGGTTTTTGGAGCAAGTAACGTCTCAAAGCTATTGTTGCATCTCCCGGTGCACAGTAGAAGTGATGCGGCCATTACCATATCTTACGAGGCCCTTGCACGTATGCATGACCCGATTTACGGTTGTGTAGCGCATATATTTGCTCTACAGCAACAG GTGGCTAGCATAAAAGAGGAGATAGAAATGCTCGGAAATCAAATGGCTAATCTCGGAGTCGACATGGCTAGAATCGCAGCACCTCATGAGACCGATCACCCGTACTTCGTTACACAGCCATCTATCGGGTGTGAGGTCATAGACGACCGTGGTAGCCTGCAGAGTTTGCCGATTTCGCACTGGGGGCATGAATCTATGAACCAAGTTTTCTGCAGCCATGCGGGGACGTGGCAGAAGCCTGGAATCGAGGATGAGAATTCTCAAGCATACTTAGATTCGAGTATCTTAGAAAGTCTTGTGGAAGAACTGAACCAAGATTACTATTTACACCTCACCATGGCTGAAGAATTCAGTGCCATTAATGGAAGATGA